The proteins below come from a single Candidatus Methanoperedens sp. genomic window:
- a CDS encoding phosphate ABC transporter substrate-binding protein, with the protein MKTKFIIIILIAILTGALLSGCVDNPETDSKTTPTAAVTATPASGATAVQTAASTKELEGTIRVSGAFALYPMMQKWGAEYTKLHPKVQFDIGSGGAGKGMTDALGGLVDIGMVSRAITPAEEEKGAYWVAVTKDAVVVTINKNNPVITTLKTNGIKREVFEKIYINASISTWGQATGTNAADKLNVYTRSDACGAGEAWALYLGKYKQENLKGLGVNGDPGIAEAVRKDKLGIGYNNINFAYDVTTRKPVDGIEIIPIDVNGNGKIDPDENFYGTLDELTNAISAGKYPEPPAKDLHFVTKGKPTGVVQDFIKWTLTDGQKYIPETGYVKLSAEKIEAGLKKVE; encoded by the coding sequence ATGAAAACAAAATTTATAATAATAATTTTAATTGCAATTTTAACAGGCGCATTATTATCAGGATGCGTCGATAATCCGGAGACTGATAGTAAAACTACGCCTACCGCTGCTGTCACTGCAACGCCAGCGTCTGGCGCCACGGCTGTCCAGACCGCAGCAAGCACAAAGGAACTTGAAGGCACAATACGTGTTTCAGGCGCTTTTGCCTTATACCCGATGATGCAGAAATGGGGTGCAGAATACACGAAATTGCATCCGAAGGTGCAATTTGATATAGGCTCCGGAGGCGCAGGCAAAGGCATGACCGATGCTCTTGGAGGTCTTGTGGATATAGGAATGGTCTCAAGAGCGATCACACCTGCCGAAGAGGAAAAAGGCGCATACTGGGTGGCTGTGACAAAGGATGCAGTAGTAGTCACGATAAACAAGAACAATCCTGTGATTACAACACTCAAGACAAACGGGATAAAAAGAGAGGTCTTTGAGAAGATATACATCAATGCATCCATATCAACATGGGGCCAGGCAACAGGAACAAATGCAGCCGATAAGCTAAATGTGTACACACGGTCGGATGCCTGCGGTGCAGGCGAAGCCTGGGCGCTTTACCTTGGCAAGTACAAGCAGGAAAATCTTAAAGGCCTGGGCGTGAACGGTGACCCCGGAATTGCCGAAGCAGTGAGGAAGGACAAACTCGGGATCGGTTATAACAACATAAACTTTGCATACGATGTAACTACCAGGAAACCTGTAGATGGTATTGAAATAATTCCTATTGACGTGAACGGGAATGGCAAGATAGATCCTGACGAGAACTTCTACGGAACCCTGGATGAACTCACAAATGCAATCAGCGCTGGCAAGTATCCGGAACCACCCGCAAAAGACCTTCATTTTGTCACAAAAGGCAAGCCCACAGGTGTTGTGCAGGACTTCATCAAGTGGACCCTTACCGATGGACAAAAGTATATCCCTGAAACCGGATATGTAAAATTATCCGCAGAAAAGATCGAGGCAGGGCTGAAGAAAGTAGAATGA
- the pstC gene encoding phosphate ABC transporter permease subunit PstC: protein MNTRTLKDILSSRLMLAATVFAFLLLFFMIVGLFFRASPILLTVPIPDLLFSTEWSPFSGKFGFYPFIMGTLWVTVLATVIAIPVSLLSSIYLSEYASNGLREIVMPLIDLLAGIPSVVYGLFGVLAVVPFINDTLAPAMGAETIGGYSVLAGGIVLSIMVFPIIISVTGEVMRSVSRELREVSLSLGATKWQTIKHVVLRKARPGIIAAIVLGFSRAFGETMAVLMVVGNVAKIPSSVFDPAYPLPALIANTYGEMMSIDLYDSAILLAALILLLVVLVCNVIARMILVKIERGII from the coding sequence ATGAACACAAGAACATTAAAAGACATTCTTTCAAGCAGGCTAATGCTTGCTGCAACTGTATTCGCCTTCCTGTTATTATTTTTCATGATAGTTGGTCTTTTTTTCAGGGCAAGCCCGATATTGTTAACAGTCCCCATACCTGACCTCCTGTTCTCAACAGAATGGAGTCCGTTTTCAGGAAAATTCGGGTTCTATCCATTTATCATGGGAACGCTATGGGTGACAGTTCTTGCGACTGTAATAGCAATTCCCGTCAGCCTCTTAAGTTCCATATACCTTTCAGAATACGCAAGCAATGGACTCCGGGAAATAGTTATGCCTCTTATAGACCTGCTAGCAGGCATACCATCTGTAGTGTATGGTCTCTTTGGCGTTCTTGCTGTCGTACCTTTCATTAATGATACCCTTGCTCCTGCCATGGGTGCGGAAACAATAGGCGGGTACAGTGTCCTTGCAGGAGGCATCGTGCTTTCCATTATGGTTTTCCCCATCATCATATCGGTTACAGGCGAGGTCATGAGAAGCGTATCCAGGGAACTGAGGGAAGTTTCCCTGTCTCTTGGAGCTACAAAATGGCAGACCATAAAACATGTGGTCCTCCGGAAAGCAAGACCAGGGATCATTGCAGCTATTGTCCTGGGTTTTTCACGGGCTTTCGGGGAGACCATGGCAGTTCTGATGGTCGTGGGGAATGTGGCAAAAATACCATCTTCGGTTTTTGATCCCGCCTATCCCCTGCCTGCCCTGATTGCCAATACCTACGGCGAAATGATGTCAATTGATCTCTACGATTCCGCCATCCTGCTTGCAGCCCTCATACTTCTGCTCGTAGTCCTGGTATGCAATGTAATTGCAAGGATGATCCTTGTGAAGATAGAAAGGGGTATCATATAA